The segment GAATATTAACACAGCTAAGGTCAATAGTCAAAAAAGAGGGCTTATATTAAATAAGCCCTCTTTGAAGTATTAAAATACCTTTTAATTAACCCTCTTCCCCAGTAGTTGTTTCGGTAACAAAAGCACCATTTGACAGTTGGATGTCATCATCATTTCCGCTAGTGCCATCTGCACCATTGCTGGTTAAAGTGTAACCCGTATCAGTAGCACTGTAGCTATAAGCATTATCCCAAGCATCAGTGGTGGGCATGTTAGCCATATAGTC is part of the Actinomycetota bacterium genome and harbors:
- a CDS encoding type II secretion system protein GspG, giving the protein DYMANMPTTDAWDNAYSYSATDTGYTLTSNGADGTSGNDDDIQLSNGAFVTETTTGEEG